A window of Mucilaginibacter paludis DSM 18603 contains these coding sequences:
- a CDS encoding alpha-L-fucosidase: MKPKLFAFLFVCSSFIGLVSAQPGTSCFSANSTTMIYEAEAASPIGSAVKVVANSASGGNAVTLSRPGDGVMFKNIKVAQKLAIRYSSSGVGLIAVAVNGQVKKKFNIHSSGNLSLSFLNAITNIKIDAGTTVAITLITDNITVNLDEIAMGDNLKLPPDIWNLPVLPVASGPFKPDWKDISEHYLAPNWWREAKFGAWSHWDPQSMPEEGDWYSRKMYQENSPVYKFHVKTFGHPSEYGYKDIAHNWGIDRWDPEALMNLYVAMGARYFMAMGVHHDNFDNWNSAYQPWNSVNVGPKKDIVGIWEKTVRKHGLRFGIGFHNTPPRTWGQFMPVKYASDQNGPLKDVPYDGLQTIADGKGKWWEGMDPVDLYGPVHASKDDPLHSPFANQFMWRVDDAITKYHPDVIYFDEHAGDSQVDLGVHMGLGFLAPQLIANYYNKSLKWNHGKMEAVVNLKGVGGQYNSFQNSKELLPFVEHSLVKSSEKVIEKEISAYPFQTEESIAEWHYQTGQKCLDAPAIVKILMENVSRNGTLLLNLTQHGRGNLDAEVIQTARDIGAWLKINGEAIYGSRPFEVYGDTSVYYTRNKGKLYATLTTTWKNAPVKLKALKTNGATLGKVSKVELLGAGIALPFVQDEQGLTISPPAYLKPINGISNATLASLYRILRITHDKTWINDDDPGVKMARGWFRQSNLNDGDFNNDLTTSNTPGAKWSFDFIGNSISVIAPKQAGSGKIEVLIDGKARKTVGLSATTYESQQVVCRIDKLTTGSHTISVINRGGGPVAIDALVVSNAR, from the coding sequence ATGAAACCTAAATTATTTGCCTTCCTTTTTGTTTGCAGCTCTTTTATTGGCTTGGTATCAGCGCAACCGGGCACAAGTTGTTTTAGTGCCAATAGTACCACCATGATATACGAGGCAGAAGCCGCATCGCCGATAGGTAGTGCTGTTAAGGTAGTAGCCAACTCCGCATCTGGCGGAAATGCTGTTACGTTGAGCAGGCCTGGCGATGGCGTTATGTTTAAAAATATAAAGGTTGCCCAAAAATTGGCGATCCGATATTCCTCTTCCGGGGTGGGCTTGATAGCGGTAGCTGTTAACGGTCAGGTAAAGAAAAAGTTCAATATACACTCATCAGGTAATTTGAGCCTGTCGTTCCTAAACGCAATCACCAATATTAAAATTGACGCCGGTACAACAGTGGCCATCACACTCATTACTGATAACATTACCGTTAACTTAGACGAAATTGCCATGGGCGATAATTTAAAATTGCCGCCTGATATCTGGAATTTACCAGTCCTTCCCGTAGCTTCGGGGCCTTTTAAGCCCGACTGGAAGGATATTAGCGAACATTATCTGGCACCAAACTGGTGGCGCGAAGCGAAATTTGGCGCGTGGTCGCACTGGGACCCGCAATCGATGCCGGAAGAAGGCGACTGGTATTCGCGCAAAATGTACCAGGAAAATTCGCCTGTTTACAAGTTTCATGTTAAAACTTTTGGCCACCCGTCTGAATATGGTTATAAGGATATAGCCCATAACTGGGGTATAGACCGGTGGGATCCCGAAGCATTGATGAATTTATATGTAGCCATGGGCGCCCGTTATTTTATGGCAATGGGTGTGCATCATGATAATTTTGATAACTGGAATTCTGCATACCAACCATGGAATTCGGTAAATGTAGGCCCTAAAAAAGATATCGTGGGCATTTGGGAAAAAACAGTAAGAAAACACGGACTCCGCTTTGGCATAGGGTTTCATAATACGCCACCACGTACCTGGGGGCAGTTTATGCCGGTAAAGTATGCCAGTGATCAAAACGGGCCTCTAAAAGATGTGCCTTATGACGGATTACAGACGATTGCCGACGGTAAAGGAAAATGGTGGGAGGGAATGGACCCGGTTGATCTTTACGGGCCGGTGCACGCCAGTAAAGATGATCCCCTGCATTCTCCCTTTGCCAACCAGTTTATGTGGCGTGTGGATGATGCCATTACCAAATACCATCCTGATGTGATCTATTTTGATGAACATGCCGGCGATTCGCAGGTTGACCTGGGCGTACACATGGGGCTGGGGTTTCTGGCCCCGCAGTTAATTGCTAATTACTACAACAAATCGCTTAAATGGAACCACGGCAAAATGGAAGCGGTAGTAAACTTAAAGGGCGTTGGCGGCCAGTATAATAGTTTCCAAAATAGTAAGGAGTTACTACCATTTGTTGAACATTCGCTGGTTAAAAGCTCAGAAAAAGTTATTGAGAAGGAAATTTCAGCCTACCCGTTCCAAACCGAAGAATCCATTGCGGAATGGCATTACCAGACAGGGCAAAAATGCCTGGATGCCCCTGCGATTGTTAAAATTCTGATGGAAAACGTTTCCCGCAATGGTACCCTTTTGCTTAATTTAACACAACACGGCCGCGGCAATTTGGATGCTGAAGTTATTCAAACTGCCAGAGATATAGGCGCCTGGCTGAAAATAAATGGCGAAGCAATATATGGCTCCCGCCCCTTTGAGGTTTATGGTGACACGTCCGTTTATTATACCCGCAATAAAGGAAAGCTGTACGCCACTCTGACTACCACATGGAAGAATGCGCCAGTTAAATTAAAGGCTTTAAAAACAAATGGCGCAACCTTAGGCAAAGTGTCGAAAGTTGAATTATTGGGCGCAGGCATTGCATTGCCATTTGTACAAGATGAACAAGGGCTAACCATAAGCCCACCGGCTTATTTGAAACCCATTAACGGCATCAGTAATGCCACTCTTGCATCGCTATACCGCATACTGCGTATCACCCATGATAAAACCTGGATAAATGATGACGACCCTGGGGTAAAAATGGCACGTGGGTGGTTCAGACAAAGTAATCTAAATGACGGAGACTTTAACAACGATTTGACTACCAGCAATACACCCGGCGCGAAATGGAGCTTTGACTTCATTGGAAACAGTATTTCTGTAATTGCGCCTAAGCAAGCAGGCTCAGGAAAAATAGAGGTGCTGATAGACGGAAAAGCCAGGAAAACGGTCGGCCTGTCAGCAACAACCTACGAAAGCCAGCAGGTTGTATGCCGGATTGACAAGCTAACAACGGGCAGCCACACGATAAGCGTTATTAACCGCGGCGGCGGCCCCGTTGCAATCGATGCTTTGGTAGTTTCTAATGCACGATAA
- a CDS encoding helix-turn-helix domain-containing protein: MAGEGLFILGLCCVLSAFNTVFYLMVTIVLIAMAAEALLKQDTDRQLTKPISDRSDAREKGRRLKEIVAASRFYEDTELTLATLALKLHIHPHDLSRMINQGLEKNFNDFINEFRVREIARKMRDPANDRLTLLGIAYDSGFNSERTFHRVFKEITNKTPLEYKNKLRKKLPIDKLATQQIKTFDGKTYTVAGVVKNYHYKPLTEKIGPQFFTMDTANSYGMVYIKIKPGTEKASLQYIAKTFKRLFPMNPFIYAFKQEQNEQSYATEARWKQIILFSAVLTIFISCIGLFGLSVLAVEKRVKEIGVRKVLGASVSSIVTMLSVDFLKLIFISLAISVPFAWIATSQWLQHYPYRILLGWWLFVLGGALVIIIALVTISFQSIKVAVTNPVKSLRSE, translated from the coding sequence GTGGCTGGAGAAGGTCTGTTTATCCTCGGCTTATGTTGCGTGTTATCGGCTTTCAATACTGTTTTTTACCTGATGGTTACCATCGTGCTCATCGCAATGGCTGCGGAAGCTTTGCTGAAGCAGGATACGGATAGGCAATTGACAAAGCCGATAAGTGATAGGTCGGATGCAAGAGAGAAAGGCCGGCGATTAAAGGAAATTGTGGCGGCGAGCCGGTTTTACGAGGATACTGAACTAACGCTGGCCACCCTTGCGCTGAAACTGCATATCCATCCGCATGACCTGTCCCGTATGATCAACCAGGGGCTGGAAAAGAATTTCAATGATTTTATTAACGAATTCAGGGTACGGGAAATTGCCCGTAAGATGCGCGATCCGGCCAATGACCGGCTTACACTACTTGGCATCGCTTACGACTCAGGATTTAACTCCGAAAGAACTTTCCATCGCGTTTTCAAAGAGATAACTAACAAGACCCCTTTGGAATACAAAAACAAGCTGAGAAAAAAACTGCCAATTGATAAGTTGGCAACCCAACAGATCAAAACATTTGATGGTAAAACATACACTGTTGCCGGCGTGGTAAAAAATTACCATTACAAACCTTTAACAGAAAAGATAGGCCCGCAGTTTTTTACGATGGATACGGCAAACAGCTACGGTATGGTATACATTAAGATCAAACCCGGTACGGAAAAGGCAAGCCTGCAATATATCGCAAAAACATTTAAGCGCCTCTTTCCCATGAACCCGTTCATTTATGCTTTCAAACAGGAACAAAACGAACAAAGTTATGCTACCGAAGCCAGGTGGAAGCAGATCATCCTGTTCAGCGCCGTACTGACCATCTTTATTTCCTGTATCGGCTTATTTGGTTTATCCGTTTTAGCTGTTGAAAAGCGTGTGAAAGAGATCGGCGTGCGCAAAGTACTTGGCGCATCGGTCAGCAGTATTGTTACTATGCTGTCTGTCGATTTTTTAAAGCTGATTTTCATTTCACTGGCCATATCGGTTCCCTTTGCGTGGATTGCTACCAGCCAGTGGCTGCAACATTATCCTTACCGTATCCTGCTTGGCTGGTGGTTATTTGTGTTGGGCGGTGCATTGGTAATCATCATCGCCCTTGTCACCATTAGCTTTCAATCAATAAAAGTAGCAGTTACTAACCCGGTTAAGAGTTTAAGGAGCGAATGA
- a CDS encoding RNA polymerase sigma factor translates to MAKCFSDVSDAQLLQNWRNGDARAFDQLFERYFYQLFRFALTYMGDASLAEEMIMDVLLKLWQKKELLQDQSLSPFFFHLLKSKVIDHYRKKKLEFS, encoded by the coding sequence ATGGCCAAATGTTTTTCCGATGTTTCTGATGCTCAACTGCTGCAAAACTGGCGGAATGGCGACGCTCGGGCATTCGACCAGCTATTTGAACGTTATTTCTACCAGCTTTTCCGGTTTGCATTAACGTATATGGGCGACGCCAGCCTGGCCGAAGAAATGATCATGGATGTGCTGCTCAAACTCTGGCAAAAAAAGGAATTGCTTCAGGACCAAAGTTTGTCTCCATTTTTTTTTCACCTGCTCAAATCAAAAGTGATTGATCACTACCGCAAAAAGAAACTGGAGTTTAGTTAG
- a CDS encoding glycosyl hydrolase 115 family protein: protein MIYKAHLVVLSFFFFLVIKVNAQNIIVKNAPASSATDISLVSYKTTAPVIIDEDEYPTVKLVAGFFTDDVKRVTGSMPRIGGLDAAASEAIIVGTIGRSKLIDRLIAAKKVHNLEKIQGHWEASLWQIVVNPVPGVKKALVIIGSDRRGTAYGLLQLSRQIGVSPWYWWADVPTKQCKILTISVSKPTWDEPTIKYRGIFINDEDWGLNQWARNTFEKDLGSIGPKTYEKVFELMLRLRLNYLWPAMHEVTKEFGSIPENWQLAERYGIVTGTSHCEPMLYNNVHWDEKIRGKWNYSINRDTIYSTWQKTAMERGNGESVWTVGIRGIHDRGMEAPPNGISERINLVEEVLKDQRGLIKQYASKEWGKVAQCFVPYKEVLPIYDAGLKVPDDVTLIWVDDNFGYIRRLSSPQERERSGGSGLYWHLSYYGRPHSYTWINTTSPALMWEEFHKAWENQARNIWVINVGDIKPMELGIDYFSKLAWKPEAQQANAQPQFLKSFLTEHFNADLIPSLSELLTEFYRLGTVRKPELMDRDWAVSLSDQNASQLQSAYEMLMKKEKIIADRIPSEYKDAYTEMIGLPAKILTSTGLIFMHDRAKVYGLNQKENEAEIEKLKTFLEKQIDLFNNKTAGGKWRYMMPGTITGKNLPAWNSQVAWPWGEIRQPDTSRKSAEPEVIRPAGSANRQSGIGTAKWVTVPGLGNTGQAMALKPVSLNASWEPSDTSAPKLEYDFIANDRQTSVTIDFMPTFRIYPGMQLRVVVGLDNKQLSMIEVPGSNGKEDENGSNRNQGIRNNYVRSIIDLPQMSTGKHTLFIKAVDPGVVIDRISFLTKSIKH, encoded by the coding sequence ATGATATATAAAGCCCATCTTGTAGTTTTATCCTTTTTCTTTTTTCTGGTAATTAAAGTGAATGCCCAGAATATCATCGTTAAGAATGCTCCGGCTTCGTCAGCGACTGACATCTCTTTGGTAAGTTATAAGACGACCGCTCCTGTTATAATTGATGAGGATGAGTACCCGACGGTGAAATTGGTGGCCGGTTTTTTTACTGACGATGTAAAACGCGTAACAGGCAGTATGCCCAGGATTGGCGGATTAGATGCAGCGGCCTCAGAAGCAATTATTGTCGGCACGATAGGAAGGAGTAAACTTATTGACCGGTTAATAGCTGCTAAAAAAGTTCATAATCTTGAGAAGATCCAGGGGCATTGGGAGGCATCATTATGGCAGATCGTGGTTAATCCGGTTCCGGGCGTAAAAAAAGCTCTTGTGATTATAGGCAGCGATAGGCGGGGTACTGCTTATGGCTTGCTGCAACTTTCCAGGCAAATCGGCGTATCGCCATGGTATTGGTGGGCGGATGTTCCTACCAAACAATGTAAAATTTTAACGATCTCTGTTTCAAAACCGACCTGGGATGAACCAACCATTAAATATCGCGGTATTTTTATCAACGATGAAGACTGGGGCTTAAACCAATGGGCCCGTAACACGTTTGAGAAAGATTTAGGAAGTATAGGGCCTAAAACTTATGAAAAAGTATTTGAGCTGATGTTGCGTCTGAGGTTGAACTATCTGTGGCCGGCAATGCACGAAGTGACAAAAGAGTTTGGCAGCATTCCCGAAAACTGGCAGTTGGCAGAGCGTTATGGGATTGTAACAGGAACGTCTCATTGTGAACCAATGCTGTATAATAATGTGCATTGGGATGAAAAGATAAGGGGAAAATGGAATTATAGCATAAACCGGGATACGATTTACAGCACATGGCAAAAAACCGCTATGGAAAGAGGTAATGGCGAGTCGGTATGGACAGTCGGTATCCGTGGTATACACGACCGTGGAATGGAAGCTCCACCAAATGGTATTTCCGAAAGGATAAATTTGGTTGAAGAGGTATTAAAAGATCAGCGGGGGCTTATTAAACAATATGCAAGTAAAGAATGGGGAAAAGTGGCACAGTGTTTTGTCCCTTATAAAGAAGTCCTGCCTATCTACGATGCTGGGCTTAAGGTTCCTGATGATGTGACGCTAATTTGGGTAGACGACAACTTTGGTTATATCCGGCGTCTTTCAAGTCCACAGGAAAGAGAACGTTCAGGGGGCAGCGGCCTGTATTGGCACCTGTCCTATTATGGGAGGCCTCACTCTTATACCTGGATCAATACTACTTCACCAGCTTTAATGTGGGAAGAATTCCATAAGGCATGGGAAAATCAGGCACGTAACATATGGGTGATTAATGTAGGGGATATTAAACCGATGGAGTTAGGAATCGATTATTTCTCCAAACTCGCCTGGAAACCCGAGGCACAGCAGGCAAATGCACAGCCCCAATTTTTAAAGTCGTTCCTTACGGAACATTTCAATGCTGATCTAATCCCCTCGCTTAGCGAACTGTTAACAGAATTCTACCGCTTAGGTACCGTCAGGAAGCCTGAATTGATGGATCGTGATTGGGCAGTATCACTTTCTGACCAAAATGCAAGCCAGCTTCAGTCTGCCTATGAGATGTTGATGAAGAAAGAAAAAATAATTGCCGACAGAATTCCATCAGAATATAAGGATGCGTACACCGAGATGATTGGACTTCCGGCGAAAATTCTAACTTCAACAGGATTAATTTTCATGCATGACAGAGCGAAAGTGTATGGCTTGAATCAGAAGGAAAATGAAGCCGAAATTGAAAAATTAAAAACCTTTTTAGAAAAACAGATAGATCTATTCAACAATAAAACGGCAGGTGGGAAATGGCGATATATGATGCCTGGAACAATAACCGGTAAAAATTTACCAGCCTGGAACAGCCAAGTGGCATGGCCATGGGGAGAAATCAGGCAGCCTGATACTTCCAGAAAATCAGCTGAGCCCGAAGTTATCCGCCCGGCAGGGTCAGCAAACCGCCAGTCTGGCATTGGCACAGCAAAATGGGTAACAGTACCTGGGCTTGGGAATACTGGACAAGCTATGGCATTAAAACCTGTCAGTTTAAATGCATCCTGGGAACCTTCAGATACGTCGGCACCAAAATTGGAATATGACTTTATCGCCAACGATAGGCAAACAAGCGTGACGATTGATTTTATGCCAACCTTTCGGATTTATCCCGGAATGCAGCTTCGTGTAGTTGTTGGTTTGGATAATAAACAACTAAGCATGATTGAAGTTCCCGGATCGAACGGAAAAGAAGATGAGAATGGATCAAATCGAAATCAGGGAATCAGAAATAATTATGTGAGATCAATTATTGACCTACCGCAAATGAGTACCGGTAAGCACACGTTGTTCATCAAAGCTGTGGACCCTGGCGTAGTGATCGACAGAATTTCCTTTCTGACCAAAAGTATTAAACATTAA
- a CDS encoding SnoaL-like domain-containing protein — MTSQELANRYYDLFQKRQVAEIYGQFYSANIICTEPEHALAMGVPTITKGIKAVLAKSNARQELIAEVHSFFCSEPVVGGSYFSVSMGRDMTMKNGQRLQVEEIAVFGVEEGKIITETFFY, encoded by the coding sequence ATGACAAGTCAAGAATTAGCGAATCGTTATTATGACCTTTTTCAAAAAAGGCAAGTGGCAGAAATTTACGGACAGTTTTATAGTGCCAACATTATTTGCACTGAACCTGAACATGCTTTGGCGATGGGTGTACCAACTATAACCAAAGGAATTAAGGCGGTTTTAGCAAAGTCAAATGCCAGGCAGGAACTTATAGCAGAAGTGCACAGCTTCTTTTGCAGCGAACCGGTAGTTGGAGGCAGCTACTTTAGTGTATCTATGGGCAGAGACATGACCATGAAAAATGGGCAAAGATTGCAGGTGGAGGAAATTGCCGTTTTTGGTGTAGAGGAAGGTAAAATCATAACCGAAACCTTTTTCTATTAG
- a CDS encoding AraC family transcriptional regulator, with protein sequence MDALSTILDTTRLRSVVYSKFPLAAPWGLDIVQDENSQFWRLVSGSCTIGSPDGHVIELAEGDLVFVPHGSAHWIADKATSLRMPSPEFVKARRAGIPVFNTGGEITTLIAGHFEFDYQPLHPFLKDLPSIIHIRQYVTENEILLRQVTQLMLEELNNERPGSSVMLKCLSEIMFINIIRAYLEQTMPSSGFLSALNDPRISKALKLMQDSPQNDWTLQSLASEIGMSRSVFFNQFKKLVHETPLSYLTNWRIRQAQKLLLTDNSNISEIAAKVGYQSEAAFNRIFKSKIGQTPALYRRSKSFK encoded by the coding sequence ATGGATGCCTTAAGTACCATATTAGACACAACCAGGCTTAGAAGCGTAGTCTATAGCAAATTCCCACTTGCTGCACCGTGGGGGCTTGACATTGTTCAGGATGAAAATTCGCAATTTTGGCGATTGGTGAGCGGTAGTTGTACTATTGGTTCACCCGACGGCCATGTTATAGAATTGGCGGAGGGCGATCTGGTATTTGTGCCTCATGGAAGCGCCCATTGGATAGCCGATAAAGCTACAAGTTTACGCATGCCATCACCCGAATTTGTTAAGGCCCGCAGAGCAGGAATACCTGTTTTTAATACTGGCGGCGAGATAACTACCCTTATAGCGGGCCATTTTGAATTTGACTATCAACCTTTGCACCCTTTTTTAAAGGACTTGCCCTCAATTATTCATATCAGGCAATATGTGACAGAAAATGAGATCTTACTGAGGCAGGTTACCCAATTAATGCTGGAAGAACTCAACAACGAGAGACCGGGAAGCAGCGTGATGCTGAAATGCTTGTCGGAAATTATGTTTATTAATATCATCAGGGCTTATTTAGAACAGACTATGCCCAGTAGTGGTTTTCTTTCGGCATTAAACGACCCGAGGATCAGCAAGGCTTTAAAATTGATGCAGGACTCACCTCAAAATGATTGGACGCTGCAATCTCTTGCATCCGAAATTGGTATGTCACGTTCCGTTTTCTTTAATCAGTTTAAAAAATTAGTACACGAAACACCGTTGAGCTACCTTACCAACTGGCGCATCAGGCAGGCCCAAAAGTTATTATTGACAGATAACAGCAATATATCCGAAATTGCCGCTAAGGTCGGTTACCAGTCGGAAGCCGCTTTTAACCGGATCTTTAAATCAAAAATTGGCCAGACACCCGCCTTGTACCGAAGAAGTAAGTCTTTTAAGTGA
- a CDS encoding zinc ribbon domain-containing protein YjdM, giving the protein MTELAPCPICQSPYTYELEDLLVCPECGHEWKAAEETTVEEGFVVKDSNGNILVDGDTVVTIKNLPVKGTSQSIKAGTKVKNIRLVDSDHNIDCKIDGFGAMALKSEFVKKA; this is encoded by the coding sequence ATGACTGAACTTGCACCATGCCCAATCTGCCAATCGCCTTATACTTATGAACTTGAAGACTTGCTGGTTTGCCCGGAATGCGGGCATGAGTGGAAAGCTGCGGAAGAGACTACAGTTGAGGAAGGTTTTGTTGTAAAAGACAGCAACGGCAATATCCTGGTGGACGGCGATACGGTAGTGACGATTAAAAACCTGCCGGTAAAGGGAACCTCCCAATCCATCAAAGCTGGTACCAAGGTCAAAAATATCCGTTTGGTGGATAGCGATCACAATATTGACTGTAAGATCGATGGTTTTGGCGCGATGGCGCTCAAATCAGAATTCGTAAAAAAAGCCTGA
- a CDS encoding suppressor of fused domain protein, with protein MLNSFLKKRKYKKRYSENDFPGLDAISLKQKEIYGEQEPVHYATIVPYELGGEDPLWAVECYNSTRQDAHFHFMTIGFSNLFYDEDAIDDEYSGFGFEITFRHLPFNDDPEKPIWAVNFLQNIAKYVFESGKGFDDFHFMSANGPIRSETETDITAFTFVTDAEMGEINTPHGKVKFLQLFGITSQEYIDIKNKIYTAKELTERQKTNNPLLITDLTR; from the coding sequence ATGCTCAACTCATTCTTGAAAAAAAGGAAGTATAAAAAACGATATTCGGAAAATGATTTTCCGGGCCTTGATGCGATTAGTTTAAAACAAAAGGAAATTTACGGCGAACAGGAACCTGTTCATTATGCAACCATCGTGCCTTACGAATTGGGTGGTGAAGATCCGTTATGGGCTGTCGAATGTTACAACAGTACAAGGCAAGATGCTCATTTTCATTTTATGACAATAGGTTTTAGTAATTTGTTTTACGACGAAGATGCTATTGATGATGAATATAGCGGCTTCGGATTTGAAATAACTTTTAGACATTTGCCATTTAATGATGATCCCGAAAAACCAATATGGGCGGTTAACTTTCTCCAGAATATTGCAAAGTATGTTTTCGAATCAGGAAAGGGGTTTGATGATTTTCACTTCATGTCGGCAAATGGCCCTATCAGATCTGAAACAGAAACCGATATTACGGCTTTTACATTTGTTACGGATGCCGAAATGGGAGAGATAAATACGCCGCATGGAAAAGTTAAATTTTTGCAGTTATTCGGTATTACCTCGCAGGAATATATAGATATAAAAAACAAGATATATACCGCAAAGGAATTAACTGAAAGGCAAAAAACGAATAACCCACTGTTAATAACAGATCTAACAAGATGA
- a CDS encoding transposase yields the protein MKQLKVNNTSTSRYSGFREMLKHCDRNLHFQYVATDSWFSSVENMKWVKEELKRNFVMALKSNRKVALSQESKQKKEYVKSNRYSRDSKPWRFGFQSWIIRCR from the coding sequence ATTAAACAATTAAAAGTTAACAATACGTCAACAAGCAGATATAGCGGTTTCCGCGAAATGCTCAAACACTGTGATCGGAATCTACATTTCCAGTATGTGGCTACCGATAGCTGGTTTTCTTCAGTGGAAAACATGAAATGGGTAAAAGAAGAACTTAAGCGTAACTTTGTGATGGCATTAAAGAGCAATCGTAAGGTAGCCCTAAGCCAGGAGAGCAAACAAAAAAAGGAATATGTAAAATCGAATCGTTACAGCCGGGACAGCAAACCGTGGAGGTTTGGCTTCCAGAGCTGGATTATCCGCTGTCGCTGA
- a CDS encoding transposase, translating into MGELYLACSDLTLTYEQITAIYKKRWGVEEYHKSVKSNVGFAKSPTKTVGTQTNHFILSIIAYVKMEWLKQRTGHNHFAMKAKIYLAAQKAAYLELKKLSTLNAA; encoded by the coding sequence GTGGGCGAGCTGTACCTGGCTTGTAGCGATTTGACTTTAACATACGAACAGATTACTGCGATCTACAAAAAACGGTGGGGAGTAGAAGAATATCATAAATCAGTAAAAAGCAATGTTGGTTTTGCCAAGTCACCAACAAAAACAGTAGGTACCCAAACCAATCATTTTATCCTTTCCATCATCGCGTACGTCAAAATGGAATGGCTAAAACAGCGAACTGGGCATAATCATTTTGCGATGAAGGCTAAAATATACCTGGCCGCACAAAAGGCTGCCTACCTTGAGCTTAAAAAGTTATCAACACTTAACGCCGCTTGA